Proteins co-encoded in one Aspergillus flavus chromosome 2, complete sequence genomic window:
- a CDS encoding cytochrome protein (cytochrome P450 61), which translates to MDAKMATEIFNTTSAQPESPQSWAYKTSQLQGALPDFLAEWSAWQYVVTFLVGLVLYDQVLYLKRKGALPGPTFKIPLMGPFIQAIHPTFDGYLRQWASGPLSCVSIFHRFVVLASDRDLAHKVFKSPAYAEPCLVPVARDIIGHKAWVFLQGRDHAEYRRGLVPLFTSRAIATYLPVQERVLDDYYNQFVAATKANQGKPMAFMTLFREINCALSCRTFFGDYISDDQVKKIADDFYLATDALDLVNIPLAMYVPFTKTWLGKRTADAVHRVFAECAARCKANMAKGATPTCIVDHWVLHMMESNRYRERVAAGETNLEKPKNMIREFTNEEISDTLFTFLFASQDASSSATTWLFQILAQRPDVLDKLREENLAARGGDRNKPFDLPMLESLTYTNAVIKELLRYKPPVILVPYLATKDFPVTPDYTVPKGSMIIPSCYPALHDPEAYPNPDVFDPERWISGDAESKTKNWLVFGAGPHDCLARKYVPLSLAGMIGKASLELDWEHHPTPRSEEIRVFATLFPMDGCNLVFKRRP; encoded by the exons ATGGACGCCAAGATGGCTACTGAGatcttcaacaccaccaGCGCGCAGCCTGAGTCGCCGCAGTCATGGGCCTACAAGACTTCCCAGTTGCAAGGCGCCCTACCAGATTTTCTGGCAGAATGGTCCGCCTGGCAATACGTCGTGACGTTTCTGGTTGGTTTAGTGCTGTATGATCAAG TCTTGTACCTCAAGCGAAAGGGTGCCCTCCCTGGTCCTACATTCAAAATTCCGCTCATGGGCCCATTTATCCAAGCGATTCATCCAACTTTCGACGGGTATCTTAGACAGTGGGCGAGTGGTCCTCTCAGCTGTGTATCCATCTTTCACAG ATTTGTCGTCCTCGCCTCCGACCGTGATCTAGCCCATAAGGTTTTCAAGTCACCTGCATACGCCGAGCCATGCCTTGTACCGGTTGCGAGAGACATCATAGGCCACAAAGCATGGGTTTTTCTTCAGGGTAGAGACCACGCTGAGTACCGGAGAGGTTTGGTCCCTCTGTTCACCAGCAGGGCCATAGCCACCTATCTTCCAGTCCAGGAGAGAGTATTGGATGACTACTACAACCAGTTCGTTGCCGCTACCAAGGCGAACCAAGGCAAGCCGATGGCATTCATGACCCTGTTCCGCGAAATCAACTGTGCGCTTTCCTGCCGCACCTTCTTCGGCGATTACATCTCCGATGACcaggtgaagaagattgccgATGACTTCTACCTTGCCACTGATGCCCTCGACCTGGTCAATATTCCTCTGGCAATGTACGTCCCCTTCACCAAGACCTGGCTAGGGAAGCGGACGGCCGATGCTGTTCATCGGGTGTTCGCCGAATGTGCAGCTAGATGCAAGGCAAATATGGCGAAAGGTGCGACGCCCACGTGCATTGTGGACCATTGGGTACTCCACATGATGGAGTCCAACCGTTATCGCGAGAGAGTCGCCGCCGGGGAGACCAACTTGGAGAAACCCAAGAATATGATTCGCGAGTTCACAAACGAGGAAATCTCAGACACACTGttcaccttcctctttgCGTCCCAGGATGCGTCCAGCAGTGCCACAACTTGGCTGTTCCAGATCCTCGCCCAGCGGCCCGATGTACTCGATAAACTGCGAGAAGAGAATCTGGCCGCGCGCGGCGGTGATAGGAACAAACCCTTCGATCTCCCCATGTTAGAATCCCTCACCTACACAAACGCAGTCATCAAGGAGCTCCTCCGTTACAAGCCACCCGTCATCCTCGTTCCCTACCTCGCAACAAAGGACTTCCCGGTAACGCCCGACTACACCGTCCCCAAGGGCTCCATGATCATCCCTTCCTGCTACCCAGCTCTCCACGACCCAGAAGCTTATCCCAACCCCGATGTCTTCGATCCCGAACGTTGGATAAGCGGAGACGCTGAGTCCAAGACCAAGAACTGGCTCGTCTTCGGTGCGGGGCCACATGACTGCCTCGCAAGAAAGTACGTACCACTGTCCTTAGCAGGTATGATTGGAAAAGCATCGTTGGAACTCGATTGGGAGCATCATCCCACGCCGAGGTCAGAGGAGATTAGGGTGTTCGCTACGCTGTTTCCGATG GATGGATGCAATCTGGTTTTCAAGAGGCGGCCTTAG